The region ACGACTTGCGGCACTGCGCGCACAAGACCGTGCACCGGCAATCAGCACACCGCTCAATAAAATTGAGTCTGAACGTTGAACATCCCTGCAGTGAACAGTTCGTGCTCACCCGTGCAGCGAAAACGCATCAAGCTCCGACTCGCCGATACCGCTCCGCGAACTGCCCTCGTCGCCGCATCGGCAGGCAGAGCATACGACTAGGTCAAGTGGATGTGCAAGAGCCCGCTGACTCCATTTATTCGAACCTCACGGCAGTCACACGATTGGCGGCATGGATGTCAATGAACCGCTCATCATCAGATGAGTTGCGCACTATCGGAAAACAACCACCCCGAGTGATCAATGCACGTTCGAACAAGGAAGCGTGCACTTTCGGACATTGGTCGCTCGCCGGCGCATTCGCCGATTCGAAACAGTGGACTCGGGCCGTTCCGTCGCGTAGGTTCCCCGCCGTAGCGCATGCGCTCCACGTCGAGTGATGTCCGGGAACCGCCGCATAAACGCCGCGACCGACCCGCAACATCACGTTACTCGACTATTCACCTGGCGGCAGTGCATTCGCAGCCCGCAAAGAGTTTCAATCCCGCACGGGAGGATAGATGACGGCCAGTAGTACGACAGGTTGCCCGATGCACGAACGGTTCGATCCGCTGGCCACCGACTACCTCGCCGATCCGTTCCCGATCCTCGCCGCGATTCGCGAGGAAACCCCGGTGTTCTACAGTTCGGAGCTGGACATGTGGCCAGTAACGCGGCATGAGGACATCAAGCGGATCTTCACCGATTACGAAACCTTCTCCGGTGCCATCACCCAGACACCGGTCTACCCGCTCGCCGAAGAGGCCAAGGATATCCTCGCGGCCGGTTTCCACACCACACCGACCGTGTCGAACTGCGACCCGCCCAAGCACACCCGGGTCCGGGCGCACAATGTCAAGGCGTTCTCCGCTCGGCGAATCGCCGTGCTCGAACCCACCATTCGCGCCTACGTCACGGAAATGATCGATCGCATCCTGCATCAGGATCGATTCGACATCGTGCAGGAGGTGACGTTCCCGCTCCCCGCGACCATCGTGTTCAACCTGATCGGCTTCCCCGAGTCGGACATGGAGATGCTCAAGGGGCTGGCCATCAACCGGATGGCCTTCACGTGGGGGCGGTCGACGGAAGCCGAGCAGGTCCGGATCGCCAAGAACCAGGTGGACTACTGGCAGTACTGCACGGAGTTCGTCGCCAGCCGCCTGGCGGAGCCGAAGGACGACTTCACCAGCGACCTGATCCGCACCCACCTCGCGGACCCGGACGAGCTGTCCGTCGACGAGATCACCAACGTCGTCCACGCCCTGAGCTTCGCCGGGCATGAGACCACGACGAACGTGTCATCGAGCATGATCCAGCGGCTGCTCACCCACCGAGAGCAGTGGGAAGAGCTCTGCGCCGACCCGGCCCTCATCCCGAAGGCGATCGAGGAGGGCCTGCGCTTCGACCCGAGCCTGTTCACGTGGCGGCGGATCACCACCAAACCGGTCTCCATCGGAGGAGTGGAAGTACCGGCCGGTGCCAAACTCCTGCTCCTTGTCGGCTCGGCAAACCACGACCCGGCCAAGTTCCCCGACCCGGAGGCGTTCAACATCCACCGTTCCGGCGCGCAGGCTCACCTGACGTTCGGCAGGGGCATTCACTCCTGCTTCGGAGCGCCGCTGGCTCGACTGGAAATGCAGATCATGCTGGAGGAGCTGACGGCACGGATGCCCGGCCTGCGCCTTGTGGAGGACCAGGACGTGCAGTACCACGTCAACGCCTGCTTCCGCGGCCCTGTGGAACTCTGGCTCGACAACAGCGCCCACCGCTGAAGCTGCGCACGACACGGGAGAGCCGCACCCGAGGCACCGCGCGCCCACGGGTGCGGTTCAACTGCGTCCGCACGGGGCAGGCCGCGTCGAAACGCACCTCGATCGACGCGTGGTTCCGTGCCTGGCACCACGCGTTCTGCGATCGCATCGGGACCATCGTCGAGTGATGGCCGAGGGCACCTATGGCTGGGTCATGCCGGCCACCACCGACCTCAACGGCACCTTCGACGAGTTGATCAACCCCATGGACCTGGTTTTGGCAAC is a window of Saccharopolyspora erythraea NRRL 2338 DNA encoding:
- a CDS encoding cytochrome P450 — encoded protein: MHERFDPLATDYLADPFPILAAIREETPVFYSSELDMWPVTRHEDIKRIFTDYETFSGAITQTPVYPLAEEAKDILAAGFHTTPTVSNCDPPKHTRVRAHNVKAFSARRIAVLEPTIRAYVTEMIDRILHQDRFDIVQEVTFPLPATIVFNLIGFPESDMEMLKGLAINRMAFTWGRSTEAEQVRIAKNQVDYWQYCTEFVASRLAEPKDDFTSDLIRTHLADPDELSVDEITNVVHALSFAGHETTTNVSSSMIQRLLTHREQWEELCADPALIPKAIEEGLRFDPSLFTWRRITTKPVSIGGVEVPAGAKLLLLVGSANHDPAKFPDPEAFNIHRSGAQAHLTFGRGIHSCFGAPLARLEMQIMLEELTARMPGLRLVEDQDVQYHVNACFRGPVELWLDNSAHR